A genomic window from Balaenoptera acutorostrata chromosome 20, mBalAcu1.1, whole genome shotgun sequence includes:
- the MIEF2 gene encoding mitochondrial dynamics protein MID49: MAEFSQHRGKRRGGEVLGGAVDFLLANARLVLGVGGAAVLGIATLAVKRLIDRATSPRDEDDAKRDSTCLEDSWQELGLLKATPRLQPQPRPAALSQPVPPPAPSPSAPEGPADADPPTSPQLCSPAPSMCLTFQEKLLAFERDHVTMPVAHVALAKQLAGDIALELQAYLRNKFPELPFGALVPGGPLYDGLQAGAADPVRLLVPLALEPGLWSLVPGVDTVARDPRCWAVRRTQLEFHPRGSSPWDRFLVGGYLSSRVLLGLLRQALTASVNWPAIGSLLGCLIRPRVASEELLLEVQHECLDFPVAVLLAIAGAQAGGLLLAWPLEGLAGNFWLQDWYPAEAAQLRALDERDAGTRRRLLLLLCGVCRGHPALGRLGRGPLTQVVLHLGEQEAHWGEEALGERFLQALELLIGSLERASLPCHFSRGVNLLDGLREEDVDDMGYALYWGLRAPEGLL; encoded by the exons ATGGCGGAGTTCTCCCAGCATCGGGGCAAGCGGCGTGGCGGCGAGGTGCTGGGCGGTGCCGTGGACTTCCTTCTGGCCAATGCCCGCCTGGTGCTGGGGGTGGGCGGAGCTGCCGTGCTGGGCATTGCCACCCTGGCTGTGAAGCGG CTCATCGACAGGGCCACCAGCCCTCGGGACGAGGATGACGCCAAGCGGGACTCCACGTGCCTGGAGGACAGCTGGCAGGAACTGGGCCTGCTCAAGGCCACACCacgcctccagccccagccccggcccgCAGCCCTCAGCCAGCCCGTGCCGCCCCCGGCCCCCTCACCCTCAGCCCCAG AGGGGCCTGCAGACGCAGATCCCCCAACGTCGCCTCAGCTCTGCTCCCCCGCGCCGTCGATGTGCCTGACGTTCCAGGAGAAGCTGCTGGCGTTCGAGCGGGACCACGTGACCATGCCAGTGGCCCACGTGGCTCTGGCCAAGCAGCTGGCCGGCGACATTGCCCTGGAGCTGCAGGCCTACCTGCGGAACAAGTTCCCAGAACTGCCCTTCGGGGCGCTCGTGCCTGGCGGGCCGCTCTACGATGGGCTGCAGGCGGGGGCCGCCGACCCCGTGCGTCTCCTGGTGCCCCTGGCGCTGGAGCCTGGCCTGTGGAGCCTGGTGCCTGGTGTGGACACCGTAGCCCGGGACCCTCGCTGCTGGGCCGTGCGCAGGACTCAGCTGGAGTTCCACCCCCGCGGGAGCAGCCCCTGGGACCGCTTCCTGGTGGGCGGCTACCTCTCCTCCCGGGTCCTGCTGGGGCTGCTCCGCCAGGCCCTGACCGCCTCCGTCAACTGGCCGGCCATCGGCAGCCTTCTCGGGTGCCTGATCCGGCCGCGCGTGGCCTCGGAGGAACTGCTGCTCGAGGTGCAGCACGAGTGTCTGGACTTCCCCGTGGCCGTGCTCCTGGCCATCGCTGGCGCCCAGGCCGGAGGCCTCCTGCTGGCCTGGCCCCTGGAGGGGCTGGCCGGCAACTTCTGGCTGCAGGACTGGTACCCGGCGGAGGCCGCCCAGCTGCGGGCCCTGGATGAGCGTGACGCTGGGACCCGCCGGcggctgctgctgttgctgtgcGGCGTCTGCCGTGGCCACCCGGCGCTGGGGCGGCTGGGCCGCGGCCCCCTGACCCAGGTGGTTCTGCACCTGGGCGAGCAGGAAGCGCACTGGGGTGAGGAGGCCCTGGGGGAGCGCTTCCTGCAGGCCCTGGAGTTGCTCATCGGCAGCCTGGAGCGGGCCAGCCTGCCCTGCCACTTCAGCCGTGGCGTGAATCTCCTGGACGGCCTGCGGGAAGAGGACGTCGACGACATGGGCTATGCGCTGTACTGGGGCCTGCGGGCCCCCGAGGGGCTGCTCTAG